The Sphingomonas alpina genome has a segment encoding these proteins:
- a CDS encoding GFA family protein, with protein MSGTFNGGCECGATRYRMHGDPIMTNCCHCRDCQRITGSAFAINAMTETDRIEILQGEPLVRSLEREGAGDTRAWRCGVCDTLLYADHPMFGDKARFVRAGTLDQGELLTPDAHYFIRSKYPWVTIPVGVAQFSTLPEDGTGVDLGELRTARLMATLVESPH; from the coding sequence ATGAGCGGGACGTTCAACGGCGGCTGTGAGTGCGGCGCGACGCGCTACCGCATGCACGGCGACCCGATCATGACCAATTGCTGCCATTGCCGCGACTGCCAGCGCATCACCGGGTCGGCTTTCGCGATCAACGCCATGACGGAAACCGATCGGATCGAGATACTCCAGGGCGAACCGCTCGTGCGAAGCCTGGAGCGCGAAGGGGCGGGCGATACGCGGGCTTGGCGTTGTGGCGTATGCGATACGCTGTTGTATGCCGATCATCCGATGTTCGGGGACAAGGCACGCTTCGTTCGCGCCGGGACGCTTGATCAGGGCGAGCTCCTCACACCTGATGCGCATTACTTCATCCGGTCGAAATATCCCTGGGTCACGATCCCGGTGGGGGTGGCGCAATTCTCAACGCTTCCGGAAGATGGCACTGGCGTCGATCTGGGCGAGCTGCGAACCGCTCGGCTGATGGCGACTTTGGTCGAGTCGCCGCACTAG
- a CDS encoding L,D-transpeptidase family protein, translated as MGQGTKPAVKPALDRSILHAQVILDHLGFSPGVLDGRAGKSLAAALKGFQESRNLKKTGALDRATMRALHPFRGLRPTKNLSLEPETLEGPFVDPMPKDPAEQAKLPALGYRSALEKLSEMFHTTPEVLVELNGPTASLTPGSALVVPNALPVSRNYDPKLPADWRKTLSDLNVDANQPQGVKVVVDKSDQVLRVLDKDGKLVGQFMATMGSSNDPLPIGKWTIKGASYNPPFHYNPKLFWDADSSDKAARLPPGPNGPVGVIWLDLSKPHYGIHGTPEPSTVGRAESHGCIRLTNWDAARLSLMIKPGTPAVFQP; from the coding sequence ATGGGGCAGGGAACAAAACCCGCGGTGAAGCCAGCGCTCGATCGCTCGATTCTTCATGCCCAGGTCATTCTCGACCATCTCGGCTTTTCCCCGGGCGTGCTTGACGGCCGGGCAGGCAAGTCGCTCGCCGCTGCCCTGAAAGGGTTTCAGGAATCGCGCAACCTGAAGAAGACCGGTGCGCTGGATCGTGCGACGATGCGTGCGCTGCATCCGTTCCGCGGACTGCGTCCGACCAAGAATCTGTCGCTTGAGCCGGAAACGCTGGAGGGGCCATTTGTCGATCCCATGCCAAAGGATCCGGCTGAACAGGCCAAACTGCCCGCGTTGGGATATCGCTCGGCGCTGGAGAAGTTGAGCGAGATGTTCCACACCACGCCAGAAGTGCTGGTAGAGCTTAACGGTCCGACCGCCAGCCTCACGCCGGGATCGGCATTGGTGGTGCCCAATGCTTTGCCGGTATCGCGTAACTATGACCCGAAACTGCCGGCTGACTGGCGCAAGACGCTCTCCGACCTGAATGTCGACGCCAACCAGCCGCAGGGCGTGAAAGTGGTGGTCGACAAATCCGATCAGGTGCTGCGCGTGCTCGACAAGGACGGCAAGCTGGTCGGCCAGTTCATGGCGACGATGGGCAGCAGCAACGATCCGCTGCCGATCGGCAAATGGACGATCAAGGGCGCATCCTATAATCCACCCTTCCATTATAATCCGAAGCTGTTCTGGGATGCCGATAGCAGTGACAAGGCGGCAAGACTGCCGCCGGGGCCGAATGGTCCGGTCGGGGTGATCTGGCTCGATCTGTCCAAGCCGCATTACGGCATTCACGGCACGCCCGAGCCGAGTACGGTCGGCCGGGCGGAAAGCCATGGCTGTATTCGCCTGACCAATTGGGACGCGGCGCGGCTGTCGCTGATGATCAAGCCGGGCACGCCGGCGGTGTTCCAGCCCTGA
- a CDS encoding DUF882 domain-containing protein, which produces MIGGHVSGLEHPVTPVLSRRALIRGAVAGGATLMMPFPAFAASDEWRLALRNVHTNESVDAVFVRSGRLVPEGLAELNHGLRDWRTGEMFHMDPQLLSLLVQLREKLDVSGSRKIDLISGYRSPKTNAALRARGGEHTGVANQSQHMLGKASDIMIPGVSLERLRGAAMALGGGGVGYYPRDGFVHVDTGRVRHW; this is translated from the coding sequence ATGATTGGGGGGCATGTTTCCGGCCTGGAGCATCCCGTTACACCTGTCCTGTCACGCCGCGCACTGATTCGCGGGGCGGTTGCCGGTGGCGCCACGCTGATGATGCCGTTCCCGGCGTTCGCCGCGAGCGACGAATGGCGACTCGCGCTTCGCAATGTCCATACCAATGAAAGCGTCGATGCCGTTTTCGTCCGGTCCGGGCGCCTGGTGCCGGAAGGCTTGGCCGAACTGAATCATGGCCTGCGCGACTGGCGCACCGGCGAGATGTTTCACATGGACCCACAATTATTGTCGCTGCTGGTGCAGTTGCGCGAGAAGCTCGACGTCTCGGGATCGCGCAAGATCGACCTGATCTCCGGCTATCGCTCACCCAAGACCAATGCAGCGCTTCGCGCGAGGGGCGGCGAACATACCGGCGTAGCGAACCAGAGCCAGCATATGCTCGGCAAGGCGAGCGACATCATGATTCCGGGCGTGTCGCTTGAGCGACTGCGCGGCGCGGCAATGGCGCTGGGCGGCGGCGGTGTCGGCTATTATCCACGCGACGGCTTCGTCCATGTCGATACCGGACGCGTGCGCCACTGGTAA
- a CDS encoding NADH-quinone oxidoreductase subunit D yields MADYLDEIERRTDAADPTSGDVEIQNYTINFGPQHPAAHGVLRLVMELDGEIVERVDPHVGLLHRGTEKLIEYKTYTQALPYFDRLDYCSPLCMEHSFVLAIEKLLDLEVPIRAQYLRVFFAELTRISNHMLNLGSHVMDVGAMTPNLWLFEIREDCMNFFERVSGARMHSAYFRPGGVHQDTPLKLLTDIADWLDTRLPRLFEDAISLVADNRIFKQRNVDIATVSRDDAVKWGFSGPMIRGSGIPWDLRKSQPYDVYAKMNFDVPVGTRGDCYDRFMVRVEEVRQSARIMKQCLNEMPDGPIASLDRKVVPPKRAEMKRSMEALIHHFKLYTEGFHVPAGDVYVATESPKGEFGVYLVADGSNKPYRCKIRPTAFSHLQAMDFMAKGHMLADTTAILGAMDIVFGECDR; encoded by the coding sequence ATGGCTGATTATCTCGACGAGATCGAACGCCGCACGGATGCCGCTGATCCGACCTCCGGTGACGTGGAAATCCAGAACTATACGATCAATTTCGGCCCGCAGCATCCGGCCGCGCACGGCGTGCTGCGCCTGGTGATGGAGCTTGACGGCGAGATCGTCGAGCGGGTCGATCCGCATGTCGGCCTGCTCCATCGCGGCACCGAGAAGCTGATCGAGTACAAGACCTACACCCAGGCCTTGCCCTATTTCGACCGGCTCGATTACTGCTCGCCCCTCTGCATGGAGCACAGCTTCGTGCTCGCGATCGAGAAGCTGCTCGACCTCGAAGTGCCGATCCGCGCGCAATACCTTCGCGTCTTCTTCGCTGAACTGACGCGCATCTCGAACCATATGCTCAACCTGGGTTCGCACGTCATGGACGTCGGCGCGATGACGCCTAACCTGTGGCTGTTCGAGATTCGCGAAGACTGTATGAACTTCTTCGAGCGTGTGTCCGGCGCGCGCATGCATTCGGCCTATTTCCGGCCCGGCGGCGTGCATCAGGATACGCCGCTCAAGCTGCTGACCGATATCGCCGACTGGCTCGACACGCGCTTGCCGCGTTTGTTCGAGGATGCGATCAGCCTGGTCGCAGACAACCGCATCTTCAAGCAGCGCAATGTCGATATCGCCACGGTCAGCCGTGACGATGCGGTGAAATGGGGCTTTTCCGGCCCGATGATCCGTGGTTCGGGCATTCCCTGGGATCTGCGCAAGTCGCAGCCATATGACGTCTATGCCAAGATGAACTTCGACGTGCCGGTCGGCACGCGTGGCGATTGCTATGACCGTTTCATGGTGCGCGTCGAGGAAGTGCGTCAGTCGGCACGGATCATGAAGCAGTGCCTGAACGAGATGCCCGACGGCCCGATCGCGTCGCTCGACCGCAAGGTCGTGCCGCCCAAGCGCGCCGAGATGAAGCGCTCTATGGAAGCGCTGATCCACCACTTCAAGCTCTATACCGAAGGCTTCCATGTACCGGCGGGTGACGTCTATGTCGCGACCGAAAGCCCCAAGGGTGAGTTCGGCGTGTATCTGGTCGCCGACGGCAGCAACAAGCCGTATCGCTGCAAGATCCGCCCGACCGCGTTCAGCCATCTCCAGGCGATGGACTTCATGGCCAAGGGGCACATGCTCGCCGACACCACCGCCATTCTCGGCGCGATGGATATCGTGTTCGGGGAGTGCGATCGGTGA
- a CDS encoding M23 family metallopeptidase, with translation MRKLGYGLLAALAALIGIWVALLVFLPDAPAGVAPHGAVSRAVAKATPAAPTDMGHAALAMPVTSVPREQLRDNWGDPRDNGLRAHHGTDIMAPANTPVIAAAPGTVEKLWSSAAGGTTIYVRSPQRNWTYYYAHLSGYAPGLHEGQVVKTGDPLGFVGDTGNAGAGNYHLHFGLTRTTPEQHWYEGQDVDPYPYLAGKPSSR, from the coding sequence TTGCGCAAATTGGGCTATGGCCTGCTGGCTGCCCTTGCCGCGCTGATCGGCATTTGGGTGGCACTGCTGGTCTTTTTACCAGATGCGCCGGCCGGGGTCGCGCCGCATGGAGCTGTGTCGCGCGCAGTGGCGAAAGCCACGCCCGCCGCACCGACGGATATGGGGCATGCGGCGCTCGCCATGCCCGTCACGAGTGTTCCGCGCGAGCAGTTGCGCGACAATTGGGGAGATCCGCGCGACAATGGCCTGCGCGCGCATCATGGGACCGACATCATGGCGCCGGCCAACACGCCGGTGATCGCCGCTGCGCCAGGTACAGTAGAGAAACTTTGGAGCAGCGCGGCGGGCGGCACGACGATCTATGTGCGTTCGCCGCAGCGCAACTGGACCTATTATTATGCCCATCTTTCAGGGTACGCGCCGGGTCTGCATGAGGGACAGGTGGTGAAGACCGGCGACCCGCTCGGCTTCGTCGGCGACACCGGCAATGCAGGGGCAGGCAATTATCACCTGCATTTCGGCCTGACCCGCACGACGCCCGAACAACATTGGTACGAGGGGCAGGATGTCGATCCCTACCCATACCTTGCCGGAAAGCCCTCCTCCCGCTAA
- a CDS encoding TlpA family protein disulfide reductase, protein MTKRVRGLFKALGLGVMALALVGAKIPKVGDMAPPFEITLVDGSKVTLDQLRGNVVVLNFWATWCAPCREELPLLDRYYELQQKNGLKVFAVTTEGSLPIYQLKKVFAMMKMPAVRKISGPYGQIKAVPTNYIIDRSGRIRYAKAASFDLEDLNANLVPLLNEPVPAS, encoded by the coding sequence ATGACGAAGCGCGTGCGGGGGTTGTTCAAAGCGTTGGGACTTGGGGTAATGGCGCTCGCTCTGGTCGGCGCAAAAATTCCCAAGGTCGGCGACATGGCCCCGCCATTCGAAATCACCTTGGTCGATGGGTCGAAGGTCACGCTGGATCAATTGCGCGGCAACGTCGTCGTGCTGAATTTCTGGGCCACCTGGTGCGCGCCTTGCCGGGAAGAGCTGCCACTGCTCGATCGCTATTATGAATTGCAGCAGAAGAATGGACTGAAGGTTTTTGCGGTAACGACCGAGGGATCCCTGCCAATCTATCAGCTGAAGAAGGTCTTCGCGATGATGAAGATGCCGGCGGTGCGGAAAATCTCCGGCCCCTATGGCCAGATCAAGGCGGTGCCGACCAACTATATCATCGATCGCAGTGGCCGTATTCGCTATGCCAAGGCGGCCTCTTTCGACCTGGAAGATCTGAACGCCAACCTGGTGCCGTTGCTCAACGAGCCTGTTCCGGCGTCCTAG
- a CDS encoding NADH-quinone oxidoreductase subunit C codes for MRAPAPAYAANDGIIDSAGAVLGAALLSSLDAVGEVALHVDRVSLVETMVALRDTPGLEYQQLMEIAGVDYPDREDRFEVVYCLLSLTRNHRIRVHVQTDEEKPVPSVTGIWPVAGWLEREVYDMYGVLFEGNPDLRRILTDYGFRGHPQRKDFPLSGFVELRYSEEAKRVVYEPVKLAQDFRTFDFTSPWEGAEYILPGDEKAALPEAKGAPTPLKADEIVKADAAKSEATAPPPKPKTTESPAQTGAGKAEPDATPKPAAPDLVKAPRKPRAKPAASGDAPSKPRTRKKPDTNNG; via the coding sequence GTGAGGGCGCCCGCACCGGCTTACGCCGCGAATGACGGCATCATCGACTCCGCTGGCGCAGTACTCGGGGCGGCTCTGCTGTCGTCGCTCGATGCGGTCGGCGAAGTCGCGCTCCATGTCGATCGCGTCTCGCTGGTCGAGACGATGGTCGCGCTGCGCGACACGCCCGGCCTCGAATATCAGCAGCTGATGGAAATCGCCGGCGTCGATTATCCGGATCGCGAAGATCGGTTCGAGGTGGTCTATTGTCTGCTCTCGCTGACGCGCAATCACCGCATCCGCGTGCATGTGCAGACCGACGAGGAAAAGCCGGTGCCGTCGGTGACGGGCATCTGGCCGGTCGCGGGCTGGCTCGAGCGCGAAGTGTACGACATGTACGGCGTGCTGTTCGAGGGGAATCCCGACCTGCGCCGCATCCTGACCGATTACGGTTTTCGCGGCCATCCGCAGCGCAAGGACTTCCCGCTCTCCGGGTTCGTCGAACTACGCTACTCCGAGGAAGCGAAGCGCGTCGTGTACGAGCCGGTGAAGCTCGCACAGGATTTCCGTACCTTCGACTTTACCTCGCCATGGGAGGGCGCCGAGTACATCCTGCCGGGCGATGAAAAGGCTGCACTGCCCGAAGCCAAGGGCGCGCCGACGCCGCTGAAGGCGGACGAGATCGTCAAGGCCGATGCGGCGAAGAGCGAAGCCACCGCACCGCCGCCCAAGCCGAAGACCACGGAATCGCCTGCGCAGACCGGCGCCGGCAAGGCCGAGCCTGATGCGACGCCCAAGCCCGCCGCTCCCGATCTGGTAAAGGCGCCGCGCAAGCCGCGCGCCAAGCCCGCCGCATCCGGTGATGCGCCTTCCAAGCCGCGTACGCGCAAGAAGCCGGATACGAACAATGGCTGA
- a CDS encoding class I fructose-bisphosphate aldolase, producing MTPIVKAILDKYESDNPGVKANLARILMQGKLGGTGKLIILPVDQGFEHGPARSFSVNPAAYDPHYHYQLAIDAGLSAYAAPLGMLEAGAATFAGQIPTILKVNSSNSWATGANQAVTAGVEDAVRLGCSAIGFTIYPGSDDLFDMIGQIRELSAEAKSVGIATVIWSYPRGGALPKSGELALDVGAYAAHMAALLGAHIIKVKLPSDHIEQKEAKPMYEGTDWSKQSDRVRHVVQSSFAGRRIVVFSGGAAKGADAVYQDARDIRDGGGNGSIIGRNTFQRERGEALAMLEKLVRIYKGEE from the coding sequence ATGACGCCGATCGTGAAGGCTATTCTCGACAAATATGAATCGGACAATCCCGGCGTTAAGGCGAACCTCGCGCGCATCCTGATGCAGGGCAAGCTCGGCGGCACGGGCAAGCTGATCATCCTGCCGGTCGACCAGGGTTTCGAACATGGCCCGGCGCGCAGCTTCTCGGTCAATCCCGCTGCCTATGATCCGCACTACCATTATCAGCTCGCGATCGATGCCGGCCTGTCGGCCTATGCCGCGCCGCTCGGCATGCTCGAGGCGGGCGCTGCGACCTTCGCCGGCCAGATCCCGACCATCCTGAAGGTCAACAGCTCGAATAGCTGGGCGACCGGCGCCAACCAGGCGGTGACCGCCGGCGTCGAGGATGCGGTGCGGCTTGGCTGCTCCGCGATCGGCTTCACCATATATCCCGGCTCGGACGATCTGTTCGACATGATCGGCCAGATCCGCGAACTCTCCGCCGAGGCCAAGTCGGTAGGCATCGCCACCGTCATCTGGTCCTATCCACGCGGCGGCGCGCTGCCCAAGTCGGGCGAGCTCGCGCTCGATGTCGGCGCCTATGCCGCGCATATGGCGGCGTTGCTCGGCGCACACATCATCAAGGTGAAGCTGCCGAGCGACCATATCGAGCAGAAGGAAGCCAAGCCGATGTATGAGGGCACCGACTGGTCGAAACAGTCGGACCGGGTGCGCCATGTCGTGCAGTCGAGCTTTGCCGGCCGCCGCATCGTGGTCTTCTCGGGTGGCGCCGCCAAGGGTGCCGATGCGGTCTATCAGGACGCGCGCGACATTCGCGACGGCGGCGGCAATGGCTCGATCATTGGCCGCAACACCTTCCAGCGCGAGCGTGGCGAAGCGCTGGCGATGCTCGAAAAGCTGGTGCGCATCTACAAGGGCGAAGAGTGA
- a CDS encoding O-methyltransferase, with protein MSDLAWTRVDEYIAAYLLGPDDALDAALDANEAGGLPPIDVSATQGKLLHLLARIAGARRILEVGTLGGYSTIWLARALPEDGRLVTLELDPHHAEVARANIAGAGLADKVDIRVGAAEDTLNAMTAADEGPFDFVFIDADKPGNVAYLRAAIALSRPGATIIVDNVVREGGVLEAASDDPRIQGTRALFEAVAAEPRLSATAVQTVGTKKWDGFLIAVLGAPA; from the coding sequence ATGAGCGATCTCGCCTGGACCCGTGTCGATGAGTATATCGCGGCTTACCTGCTCGGTCCCGACGACGCGCTGGACGCTGCATTGGATGCCAATGAAGCCGGCGGGTTGCCGCCGATCGACGTGTCGGCGACGCAAGGGAAGCTGCTCCATCTGCTGGCACGCATCGCCGGCGCGCGCCGCATTCTCGAGGTCGGTACGCTCGGGGGGTATTCCACCATCTGGCTGGCGCGCGCACTGCCCGAGGATGGCCGGCTCGTGACGCTGGAGCTCGATCCGCATCATGCCGAGGTGGCGCGGGCCAACATTGCCGGAGCCGGGCTGGCGGACAAGGTCGATATCCGCGTCGGCGCGGCAGAGGACACGCTCAATGCAATGACCGCAGCGGATGAAGGGCCGTTCGACTTCGTCTTCATCGACGCCGACAAGCCCGGCAACGTCGCTTATCTCCGCGCCGCGATCGCGCTGTCGCGGCCGGGCGCAACGATCATCGTCGACAATGTCGTACGCGAGGGCGGGGTGCTTGAGGCCGCTAGTGACGATCCGCGGATTCAGGGAACGCGTGCCCTGTTCGAGGCTGTCGCCGCCGAGCCGCGGCTGAGCGCCACGGCAGTTCAGACGGTCGGCACGAAGAAATGGGACGGTTTTCTGATCGCCGTGCTAGGGGCGCCGGCATGA
- the thiE gene encoding thiamine phosphate synthase, whose amino-acid sequence MTDIDPLGPLDPNFAARFTRDIRRPPCQLYLISPLDVGGTFPDRLARALEAGPVAAFQFRVKDVDQHEATRLGEPLRAICAAHDVAFIVNDSISLAKRLEADGVHLGQEDGDPREARSVLGPNAQIGVTCHDSRHLAMEAGEAGADYVAFGAFYPTTTKAVSHVPDPVILSWWATVFEVPCVAIGGITPANAAPLIAAGADFLAVSHAVWGGDEAAAVKAFGAVLG is encoded by the coding sequence ATGACTGACATAGACCCTCTCGGCCCGCTCGACCCGAATTTCGCCGCACGCTTCACGCGCGATATCCGGCGCCCTCCATGCCAGCTCTATCTGATCTCGCCGCTCGATGTCGGCGGCACTTTCCCTGATCGCCTGGCGCGCGCGCTTGAGGCCGGGCCGGTGGCGGCATTCCAGTTCCGCGTGAAGGATGTGGACCAGCACGAGGCAACACGGCTCGGCGAGCCGCTGCGCGCGATCTGCGCCGCGCATGATGTGGCGTTCATCGTCAATGACAGCATCTCACTTGCCAAAAGGCTGGAAGCGGACGGCGTGCATCTCGGTCAGGAGGATGGCGACCCGCGTGAAGCGCGTTCGGTGCTAGGCCCCAATGCGCAGATCGGCGTGACCTGCCATGACAGCCGCCACCTGGCGATGGAAGCGGGTGAGGCCGGTGCCGATTATGTCGCGTTCGGCGCTTTCTACCCGACCACGACCAAGGCTGTCAGCCATGTGCCAGATCCAGTAATTCTGAGCTGGTGGGCGACCGTATTCGAAGTGCCGTGCGTCGCGATCGGCGGGATCACCCCCGCCAATGCCGCGCCGTTGATTGCCGCCGGCGCGGATTTCCTTGCCGTATCGCACGCCGTCTGGGGTGGGGACGAAGCGGCGGCAGTCAAGGCGTTCGGGGCCGTGCTGGGATGA
- a CDS encoding NADH-quinone oxidoreductase subunit A, whose protein sequence is MFDLSQYLPILLFLGVAIVLSSAFVFLPMIASRFTGSHKPTAEKLTEYECGFPAFEDPRSQFDVRFYLVAILFIIFDLEAAFLYPWAVSVFSLGWTAWISMMIFIAELALGLVYAWKKGALEWE, encoded by the coding sequence TTGTTCGACCTGTCGCAATATCTGCCGATCCTGCTGTTCCTGGGCGTAGCCATCGTCCTGTCCAGCGCGTTCGTGTTCCTGCCGATGATCGCATCGCGCTTCACCGGGTCGCACAAGCCGACCGCCGAGAAGCTGACCGAGTATGAATGCGGCTTCCCCGCGTTCGAGGATCCGCGCAGCCAGTTCGACGTGCGCTTCTATCTCGTCGCGATCCTGTTCATCATCTTCGATCTCGAAGCCGCGTTTCTCTACCCCTGGGCGGTGAGCGTGTTCAGCCTCGGGTGGACCGCGTGGATCTCGATGATGATCTTCATCGCGGAGCTTGCGCTCGGCCTTGTCTATGCCTGGAAGAAGGGAGCGCTGGAATGGGAGTAG
- the efp gene encoding elongation factor P: MKINAVEIRPGNILEFEGGIWKTVKIQHTQPGKGGAYMQVEMKNLIDGRKNNVRFRSAESVERVRLDTVDFQFLFREGDTLTFMDKNNYEQITLDADILGDAAAFLQDGMDVVMELWEERPISVQLPDTIEALIVEADAVVKGQTASSSYKPAILENGVRVMVPPHIGAGTRIVVDVYEQTYVRRAD; this comes from the coding sequence ATGAAGATCAACGCGGTCGAGATTCGTCCCGGCAATATCCTCGAATTCGAAGGCGGCATCTGGAAGACCGTCAAGATCCAGCATACCCAGCCGGGCAAGGGCGGGGCCTATATGCAGGTCGAGATGAAGAATCTGATCGACGGCCGCAAGAACAATGTCCGCTTCCGTTCTGCCGAGAGCGTTGAGCGCGTGCGCCTCGACACGGTCGATTTCCAGTTCCTTTTCCGTGAAGGCGACACGCTGACCTTCATGGACAAGAATAATTACGAGCAGATCACGCTTGATGCTGACATCCTCGGCGATGCCGCTGCGTTCCTGCAGGACGGCATGGATGTCGTGATGGAATTGTGGGAAGAGCGCCCGATCTCGGTACAACTGCCCGATACGATCGAAGCGCTGATCGTCGAGGCCGACGCAGTGGTGAAGGGGCAGACCGCATCGTCGTCCTACAAGCCCGCGATCCTCGAAAACGGCGTACGTGTGATGGTCCCGCCGCATATCGGTGCCGGCACGCGTATCGTCGTCGATGTGTACGAGCAGACCTACGTAAGACGGGCCGACTGA
- a CDS encoding inositol monophosphatase family protein — translation MVSHSGLMTVMDRAARKAGPRLRRDFNEVQQLQVSRKGPADFVTMADQRAEQTLFEELSRGRPDWGFLMEERGEVAGDPNKPRFIVDPLDGTTNFLHGIPHFAISIAVEETLPNGKREVTSALVYQPLTDEAFWAEKGRGAWVQSERLRVSARRDLADSLIATGIPFLGHGNFAEWSRIFGAIAPEVAGIRRLGAASLDLAWVAAGRFDGFWESNLQHWDTAAGMLLIKEAGGFVTDFRGGEKMVERSEYLAANDVLQSKLHKLLAGALR, via the coding sequence ATGGTTTCCCATTCCGGCCTGATGACTGTCATGGATCGCGCCGCGCGCAAGGCGGGGCCGCGGCTGCGCCGTGACTTCAACGAGGTCCAGCAGCTCCAGGTCAGCCGCAAGGGCCCGGCCGATTTCGTGACGATGGCCGATCAGCGCGCCGAGCAGACCTTGTTCGAAGAGTTGTCGCGCGGCCGCCCGGATTGGGGTTTCCTGATGGAGGAACGCGGCGAGGTTGCCGGCGACCCCAACAAGCCTCGCTTCATCGTCGATCCGCTCGATGGCACGACCAACTTCCTGCATGGCATTCCGCATTTCGCGATCTCGATCGCAGTTGAGGAAACCCTGCCCAACGGCAAGCGCGAGGTCACTTCGGCGCTGGTCTATCAGCCGCTGACCGACGAAGCCTTCTGGGCCGAAAAGGGCCGGGGCGCCTGGGTCCAGTCCGAACGGCTGCGCGTATCTGCGCGGCGTGACCTGGCCGACTCGCTGATCGCGACCGGCATTCCGTTCCTGGGCCATGGCAATTTCGCCGAATGGAGCCGCATCTTCGGTGCGATCGCACCCGAAGTGGCCGGCATCCGTCGCCTCGGCGCGGCCTCGCTCGATCTTGCCTGGGTCGCGGCCGGGCGGTTCGATGGCTTCTGGGAATCGAACCTGCAGCATTGGGACACGGCGGCCGGCATGCTGCTGATCAAGGAAGCGGGCGGCTTCGTCACCGACTTTCGCGGCGGTGAGAAGATGGTCGAGCGCAGCGAATATCTCGCGGCAAACGACGTGCTGCAATCGAAGCTGCACAAGCTGCTCGCCGGGGCGTTGCGCTAG
- a CDS encoding putative quinol monooxygenase, giving the protein MSDDMIVRRRTLLGAAMAIAAVGASSPAIAFGGALEGAMEETAKGEPYGMIARILAKPGQRAALAVLLSAGTDMMPGCLSYVVAEDLANPDALWVTEAWESKAAHGASLSLPAVREAISKAQPLIAGFDSIAETRPIGGVPVAQE; this is encoded by the coding sequence GTGAGTGACGACATGATCGTCAGGCGGCGCACCTTGCTGGGCGCCGCCATGGCGATCGCTGCGGTCGGCGCGTCGTCGCCGGCGATAGCATTTGGGGGCGCTTTGGAGGGGGCCATGGAAGAAACCGCAAAAGGCGAACCCTATGGTATGATCGCCCGGATATTGGCCAAGCCCGGTCAGCGCGCTGCACTCGCCGTGCTGCTGAGCGCCGGCACCGACATGATGCCCGGTTGCCTGAGCTATGTGGTGGCCGAGGATCTTGCCAATCCCGATGCACTCTGGGTGACCGAGGCGTGGGAGAGCAAGGCGGCGCATGGCGCGTCCTTGTCCCTGCCGGCGGTGCGGGAGGCGATTTCCAAGGCACAGCCTTTGATCGCCGGTTTCGACAGCATTGCGGAGACGCGGCCGATCGGCGGCGTGCCCGTCGCGCAAGAATGA
- a CDS encoding NuoB/complex I 20 kDa subunit family protein: MGVELTVPPPAGTLPDVSFLNDINGELNDKGFLVTSTEDLFQWARTGSLWWMTFGLACCAVEMIHVNMPRYDLERFGAAPRASPRQSDVMIVAGTLCNKMAPALRKVYDQMSEPKYVISMGSCANGGGYYHYSYSVVRGCDRIVPVDIYVPGCPPTAEALLYGIMQLQRKIRRSGTIER, from the coding sequence ATGGGAGTAGAACTCACTGTGCCGCCGCCCGCCGGCACCTTGCCCGATGTCTCGTTCCTCAACGACATCAACGGCGAGCTCAACGACAAGGGATTCCTGGTTACCTCGACCGAAGATCTGTTCCAATGGGCGCGTACCGGGTCGCTATGGTGGATGACCTTCGGGCTTGCCTGCTGCGCGGTCGAGATGATCCATGTGAACATGCCGCGCTACGATCTGGAGCGTTTCGGCGCCGCGCCGCGCGCCAGCCCGCGCCAATCCGACGTGATGATCGTGGCGGGCACGCTGTGCAACAAGATGGCCCCGGCGCTGCGCAAGGTCTATGATCAGATGTCGGAGCCGAAATACGTCATCTCGATGGGCTCGTGCGCCAATGGCGGCGGCTATTATCATTATAGCTATAGCGTGGTGCGCGGTTGCGACCGGATCGTGCCGGTGGACATCTATGTCCCGGGTTGCCCGCCGACTGCCGAGGCCTTGCTCTATGGCATCATGCAACTGCAGCGGAAGATCCGCCGTTCCGGAACCATCGAACGGTGA